A window of the Juglans microcarpa x Juglans regia isolate MS1-56 chromosome 5D, Jm3101_v1.0, whole genome shotgun sequence genome harbors these coding sequences:
- the LOC121266331 gene encoding stem-specific protein TSJT1-like, with product MLAVFEKAIGKPPEELKLPSMGTLENMKSRQEIAEIVRSLWPESMVMYNLPNGNFMAMSHENESPLQPRSNVVKDDIFCIFNGILMNTPELRRHYGLSRQATEAMIVVEAYKVLRDRAPYPPDQIIKDLEGKFAFIIFDATSGRLLLARDREGRVELEWGMGSDGSLVCSNDPNLIREACGKSCAPFPPGCIFMNGSGLLSFDHPLHRVKAIVREDDNGHICGVIFQVDLYTRLPSIPRTGSAANWADAAVAESEQRS from the exons ATGTTGGCTGTGTTTGAGAAAGCAATAGGAAAACCACCGGAGGAGCTGAAGCTTCCTTCGATGGGGACGTTAGAAAATATGAAATCTAGGCAGGAAATAGCAGAGATTGTCCGGTCATTGTGGCCGGAGTCTATGGTCATGTACAACCTTCCAAATGGGAATTTTATGGCCATGTCACATGAAAATGAAAGTCCACTACAGCCCAG gtctaacgtAGTAAAAGACGATATCTTCTGCATTTTCAATGGGATTCTAATGAATACTCCTGAACTTAGACGACACTATGGCCTTTCAAGACAAGCTACAGAAGCCATGATTGTAGTTGAAGCCTATAAGGTTCTGAGAGATCGAGCACCCTATCCACCTGATCAAATCATTAAAGATCTCGAAGGAAAATTCGCATTCATTATCTTCGATGCTACATCTGGAAGACTTCTTTTAGCCAGG GACCGTGAAGGACGCGTAGAACTTGAATGGGGAATGGGCAGTGATGGGTCCTTGGTTTGCTCTAATGATCCCAACCTTATAAGAGAAGCCTGTGGAAAATCTTGTGCACCTTTTCCTCCTG GATGCATTTTCATGAATGGAAGTGGGCTTTTGAGCTTTGATCATCCACTTCACAGGGTTAAAGCAATTGTTCGTGAAGACGACAATGGACACATCTGTGGAGTTATCTTTCAGGTGGACCTTTACACACGGCTACCTAGCATTCCACGCACAGGAAGTGCAGCGAATTGGGCAGATGCCGCTGTCGCTGAGAGCGAGCAAAGATCTTAA
- the LOC121266332 gene encoding glycine-rich protein 5-like isoform X2 — protein sequence MAVAKCAYVAYLFFLSLGFCGAYRFPPPKPDQEADHKQEGHGIQGGMWSWGKGGGDGGAVGGVGSASVNSGPGFGVAGGNIAGSVVDLGTVQGSGVGVGGSGGGFGSGQGSGGGSCTGNDCGGGGSVGGSGYGWGSGSGSGGGSGSGSGQGSGGGYGGGPVGWIPSFEIPGFTIGGIGWGGLQCTPVNCPGDGCGSMRLYFDYGNHKDGKEGDGHHDHDQDHNGVKRSTDESHGEDIVEHKFDHRDQKHMRDAMAPKSG from the exons ATGGCAGTAGCAAAATGTGCTTACGTAGCCTACTTATTTTTTCTTAGCTTGGGATTTTGTGGTGCTTATAGATTCCCCCCTCCCAAGCCTGATCAAGAAGCTGATCATAAACAAGAAGGCCATGGCATCCAAGGAGGAATGTGGTCATGGGGAAAAGGCGGCGGTGATGGCGGCGCCGTTGGAGGAGTTGGCAGCGCTAGTGTCAATTCAGGTCCTGGATTTGGCGTTGCTGGTGGGAATATTGCTGGTTCCGTCGTTGATCTTGGTACCGTTCAGGGTTCTGGGGTTGGTGTAGGAGGTTCTGGAGGTGGTTTCGGTTCTGGCCAAGGGAGTGGAGGCGGTTCCTGCACTGGGAACGACTGTGGTGGAGGAGGTTCTGTAGGTGGTTCTGGTTATGGCTGGGGCAGTGGTTCTGGTTCTGGTGGCGGCTCCGGCTCCGGCTCCGGCCAAGGGAGTGGAG GTGGTTATGGCGGTGGCCCAGTCGGTTGGATCCCATCGTTCGAAATTCCTGGTTTTACTATCGGTGGTATTGGATGGGGTGGTCTCCAGTGCACACCGGTTAATTGTCCCGGTGATGGATGCGGTTCAATGAGATTGTACTTCGATTATGGCAACCACAAGGACGGCAAGGAAGGCGACGgccatcatgatcatgatcaggacCATAATGGCGTAAAGAGGTCCACAGATGAAAGCCATGGCGAGGATATTGTAGAGCACAAGTTCGATCATCGTGACCAAAAGCACATGAGAGATGCCATGGCCCCAAAGTCAGGCTAG
- the LOC121266332 gene encoding glycine-rich cell wall structural protein 2-like isoform X1 produces MAVAKCAYVAYLFFLSLGFCGAYRFPPPKPDQEADHKQEGHGIQGGMWSWGKGGGDGGAVGGVGSASVNSGPGFGVAGGNIAGSVVDLGTVQGSGVGVGGSGGGFGSGQGSGGGSCTGNDCGGGGSVGGSGYGWGSGSGSGGGSGSGSGQGSGGGSGTGSGCGGRGSGGGSGSGGGSGSGSGGCSGSCSGSGQGSGGGYGGGPVGWIPSFEIPGFTIGGIGWGGLQCTPVNCPGDGCGSMRLYFDYGNHKDGKEGDGHHDHDQDHNGVKRSTDESHGEDIVEHKFDHRDQKHMRDAMAPKSG; encoded by the coding sequence ATGGCAGTAGCAAAATGTGCTTACGTAGCCTACTTATTTTTTCTTAGCTTGGGATTTTGTGGTGCTTATAGATTCCCCCCTCCCAAGCCTGATCAAGAAGCTGATCATAAACAAGAAGGCCATGGCATCCAAGGAGGAATGTGGTCATGGGGAAAAGGCGGCGGTGATGGCGGCGCCGTTGGAGGAGTTGGCAGCGCTAGTGTCAATTCAGGTCCTGGATTTGGCGTTGCTGGTGGGAATATTGCTGGTTCCGTCGTTGATCTTGGTACCGTTCAGGGTTCTGGGGTTGGTGTAGGAGGTTCTGGAGGTGGTTTCGGTTCTGGCCAAGGGAGTGGAGGCGGTTCCTGCACTGGGAACGACTGTGGTGGAGGAGGTTCTGTAGGTGGTTCTGGTTATGGCTGGGGCAGTGGTTCTGGTTCTGGTGGCGGCTCCGGCTCCGGCTCCGGCCAAGGGAGTGGAGGTGGTTCCGGCACTGGGAGCGGCTGTGGTGGACGAGGTTCTGGAGGTGGTTCCGGTTCTGGCGGGGGCAGTGGTTCTGGTTCTGGTGGCTGCTCCGGCTCCTGCTCCGGCTCTGGCCAAGGAAGTGGAGGTGGTTATGGCGGTGGCCCAGTCGGTTGGATCCCATCGTTCGAAATTCCTGGTTTTACTATCGGTGGTATTGGATGGGGTGGTCTCCAGTGCACACCGGTTAATTGTCCCGGTGATGGATGCGGTTCAATGAGATTGTACTTCGATTATGGCAACCACAAGGACGGCAAGGAAGGCGACGgccatcatgatcatgatcaggacCATAATGGCGTAAAGAGGTCCACAGATGAAAGCCATGGCGAGGATATTGTAGAGCACAAGTTCGATCATCGTGACCAAAAGCACATGAGAGATGCCATGGCCCCAAAGTCAGGCTAG
- the LOC121266333 gene encoding putative nuclear RNA export factor SDE5 isoform X1, translating to MEASGLNVPQYDDEEKALKGLLDAFSSTCSLDEIASAYCKAGRNADLAAEILYDMQGSGSTSTANASNFEVKGEESSESSCGNFSEKLGQENGNPRAPKQKSCPVSGGTVSSILGKDYIRSTSSSKGSYRMSKPSKPDSPVMPMSELPEVEAKLGSPVDDPMHWDMEDFLFKMLGDGFKVDRNVIREVIDYCGPDMPKCMEKLLELSAANLGTRNNLVIESTEKFILQFANKGQKAEVPSHQGKLQYVNHPRSNGNGASSINEVEPPGKVEERNGLQKEVLVALFNAPGRHDEFPRRTTKAVKRYAALEQVVDGPIIDDLEHKKTLTYLRKDNDDIDDEDSYQVLRKAVKEYRGTMKEYYKAALDAFSEGDRVKAGKLLDQGHFFHEKACEADEESNRKIFESRNDEAQDEMTLDLHDRGAKDAVRLLKCHLSSFSGIPSFKSLKVILETKDEDATKGSRRRLVMKILEKESIAWTEEEENAGTILIHLNSINRKRLSFVKK from the exons ATGGAAGCATCTGGCTTGAATGTGCCACAATATGACGATGAGGAGAAGGCACTGAAGGGTTTGCTCGACGCATTTAGTTCTACATGTTCTCTTGATGAAATAGCTTCTGCTTATTGCAAGGCTGGCCGAAATGCAGATTTGGCTGCTGAGATTCTGTATGACATGCAGGGAAGTGGCTCTACATCTACTGCCAATGCATCTAATTTTGAAGTAAAGGGGGAAGAATCTTCAGAGTCATCctgtggtaacttttctgaGAAGTTGGGTCAAGAAAATGGAAATCCTAGAGCTCCAAAGCAAAAAAGTTGTCCAGTTTCTGGAGGTACTGTTTCAAGCATTCTTGGTAAGGACTATATCAGGTCCACATCATCATCAAAAGGGTCTTATAGGATGAGCAAACCATCCAAACCGGACTCACCGGTGATGCCGATGTCTGAACTTCCTGAAGTTGAAGCTAAGTTAGGTTCTCCAGTAGATGATCCAATGCATTGGGACATGgaagattttcttttcaaaatgctTGGGGATGGGTTCAAGGTGGATAGGAATGTGATCCGAGAAGTTATTG ATTATTGTGGACCTGATATGCCAAAG TGCATGGAGAAATTACTTGAACTATCAGCAGCAAATTTAGGCACAAGGAACAATCTTGTTATTGAATCTACTGAAAAG TTCATCTTACAGTTTGCAAACAAGGGTCAAAAAGCTGAAGTACCTTCACATCAAGGAAAGCTGCAATATGTAAATCATCCCAGAAG CAATGGAAATGGAGCTTCATCTATAAATGAAGTAGAACCACCTGGAAAAGTTGAAGAGAGAAATGGTCTCCAGAAGGAAGTTTTGGTTGCTTTATTTAATGCTCCTGGGAGACATGATGAGTTTCCTAGAAGAACAACAAAGGCTGTGAAGAGATATGCAGCACTTGAGCAAGTGGTGGATGGACCTATAATAGATGACCTAGAACACAAGAAGACTCTGACATACTTGCGGAAAGATAATGATG ATATAGATGATGAGGATAGCTACCAAGTTCTTCGTAAAGCTGTGAAGGAGTATCGGGGCACCATGAAGGAATACTATAAAGCT GCTCTTGATGCATTTTCTGAGGGTGATCGTGTTAAAGCAGGAAAACTTCTAGATCAG GGACATTTTTTTCATGAGAAGGCTTGTGAAGCAGATGAAGAATCCAATAGAAAAATTTTTGAATCTAG AAATGATGAGGCACAAGATGAAATGACGCTTGACTTGCATGACCGTGGTGCCAAGGATGCAGTACGCCTTCTGAAATGCCATCTTTCATCATTTTCAGGCATCCCAT CATTCAAGTCCCTTAAGGTCATTTTAGAGACAAAGGATGAAGATGCCACAAAAGGATCTCGTAGACGACTG GttatgaaaatattggagaagGAATCCATTGCTtggactgaagaagaagaaaatgctgGAACAATATTAATCCACTTGAACAGTATCAACCGAAAACGTTTGAGTTTTGTCAAAAAATAA
- the LOC121266333 gene encoding putative nuclear RNA export factor SDE5 isoform X2: protein MEASGLNVPQYDDEEKALKGLLDAFSSTCSLDEIASAYCKAGRNADLAAEILYDMQGSGSTSTANASNFEVKGEESSESSCGNFSEKLGQENGNPRAPKQKSCPVSGGTVSSILGKDYIRSTSSSKGSYRMSKPSKPDSPVMPMSELPEVEAKLGSPVDDPMHWDMEDFLFKMLGDGFKVDRNVIREVIDYCGPDMPKCMEKLLELSAANLGTRNNLVIESTEKFANKGQKAEVPSHQGKLQYVNHPRSNGNGASSINEVEPPGKVEERNGLQKEVLVALFNAPGRHDEFPRRTTKAVKRYAALEQVVDGPIIDDLEHKKTLTYLRKDNDDIDDEDSYQVLRKAVKEYRGTMKEYYKAALDAFSEGDRVKAGKLLDQGHFFHEKACEADEESNRKIFESRNDEAQDEMTLDLHDRGAKDAVRLLKCHLSSFSGIPSFKSLKVILETKDEDATKGSRRRLVMKILEKESIAWTEEEENAGTILIHLNSINRKRLSFVKK, encoded by the exons ATGGAAGCATCTGGCTTGAATGTGCCACAATATGACGATGAGGAGAAGGCACTGAAGGGTTTGCTCGACGCATTTAGTTCTACATGTTCTCTTGATGAAATAGCTTCTGCTTATTGCAAGGCTGGCCGAAATGCAGATTTGGCTGCTGAGATTCTGTATGACATGCAGGGAAGTGGCTCTACATCTACTGCCAATGCATCTAATTTTGAAGTAAAGGGGGAAGAATCTTCAGAGTCATCctgtggtaacttttctgaGAAGTTGGGTCAAGAAAATGGAAATCCTAGAGCTCCAAAGCAAAAAAGTTGTCCAGTTTCTGGAGGTACTGTTTCAAGCATTCTTGGTAAGGACTATATCAGGTCCACATCATCATCAAAAGGGTCTTATAGGATGAGCAAACCATCCAAACCGGACTCACCGGTGATGCCGATGTCTGAACTTCCTGAAGTTGAAGCTAAGTTAGGTTCTCCAGTAGATGATCCAATGCATTGGGACATGgaagattttcttttcaaaatgctTGGGGATGGGTTCAAGGTGGATAGGAATGTGATCCGAGAAGTTATTG ATTATTGTGGACCTGATATGCCAAAG TGCATGGAGAAATTACTTGAACTATCAGCAGCAAATTTAGGCACAAGGAACAATCTTGTTATTGAATCTACTGAAAAG TTTGCAAACAAGGGTCAAAAAGCTGAAGTACCTTCACATCAAGGAAAGCTGCAATATGTAAATCATCCCAGAAG CAATGGAAATGGAGCTTCATCTATAAATGAAGTAGAACCACCTGGAAAAGTTGAAGAGAGAAATGGTCTCCAGAAGGAAGTTTTGGTTGCTTTATTTAATGCTCCTGGGAGACATGATGAGTTTCCTAGAAGAACAACAAAGGCTGTGAAGAGATATGCAGCACTTGAGCAAGTGGTGGATGGACCTATAATAGATGACCTAGAACACAAGAAGACTCTGACATACTTGCGGAAAGATAATGATG ATATAGATGATGAGGATAGCTACCAAGTTCTTCGTAAAGCTGTGAAGGAGTATCGGGGCACCATGAAGGAATACTATAAAGCT GCTCTTGATGCATTTTCTGAGGGTGATCGTGTTAAAGCAGGAAAACTTCTAGATCAG GGACATTTTTTTCATGAGAAGGCTTGTGAAGCAGATGAAGAATCCAATAGAAAAATTTTTGAATCTAG AAATGATGAGGCACAAGATGAAATGACGCTTGACTTGCATGACCGTGGTGCCAAGGATGCAGTACGCCTTCTGAAATGCCATCTTTCATCATTTTCAGGCATCCCAT CATTCAAGTCCCTTAAGGTCATTTTAGAGACAAAGGATGAAGATGCCACAAAAGGATCTCGTAGACGACTG GttatgaaaatattggagaagGAATCCATTGCTtggactgaagaagaagaaaatgctgGAACAATATTAATCCACTTGAACAGTATCAACCGAAAACGTTTGAGTTTTGTCAAAAAATAA